The genomic segment AAAAAAAGATGCGAGCTCACCTGGTTTAATTCACTAAACCTACAAACTaggtcatgagatcaggataacctgataaaaaaaatttaaaaaaaccatgaagcttattttgtaaaaaaatcaatgttgactcgtgttaaattataaaacttgtgACTCGGGTCATTTGATCAGAAGCACTAAATCTGAAAAAACCacgaagtttaatttttaataaatcaaatataaaattaaaaaattaaaaaaataattatacaaaaagatctaaaaaaaaaatagtaattaaaagaatgaagattaaattaaaaaaatatgaggttGAATACTTTTTGATTGAATGGttaaattttaaggaaaaattaatttgacaaaataattaaaagaaaaaaaccaccaaaaaaatgagaactaaataaataaaaataatatttttttatcgaataataaaattaaaaataattgagagTTTACAAAAAGAGCCAGaaacaataagaaataaaaaaaaatcaagaccaaaattgaaggaaaaaaaataaatgtagatttaacataaaattaataataataataaaaaaaaacaaaaattatatatataaaaaaaacatacactCAAATGCTCGCAACTAAAGGTACTgtccataaattttaaatagtcAGCGCGTGTTTcaaggaagaaaagagaaaaaacaaaaaaaaaaacaaaacattgacAGAGATAATCCACCGAGAAACAATCAACACGTGCCATCTTTTGTTCTCAAAAGAACGCCACGGGGAATCCAATGAGACAGcagaaagaaaattttcacCACAACATAATACACGTGCATATGGGGTTTTCGTGCACCGAGTAAATGAGAAAATTACTAGCATCCCttgaatcaaatcaattttccAACCATTCAATGATTGTATGTATTCTCCATGGATTGCGAAGCACAAAATCCTAGGTGGAATTAAAACATATACGCCAGCACTGAGCACAAGTATCCCAACCCTGCAACTCTGAACGGAGGAAAACCCCTCAAAAAACATCTATCAGCTGTTGCAATTACATCAAGTTTACCCGGAgccgattaaaaaaaattaagcgcTTTGAGTCCGTCCCTTGCTACATCACAGATTCAATTCAACAAAAATCTGGAGTGCCAAACAATTCAAGGTTGAGTGAACCCAAAAAGAATTAATCTAAGGCGGCCAGAGTGATCAATCAAAACCTCACTAAATCAATACAGATTTTACATATATAAACCGaaaaatgtaattataaaagagaaaaaagttgTAAAGATGCAgaacacttgaaaaaaattaactcttgAGGAGAGTCTCAATGGCTTCAAAGAAAAGCGGTGCCATCTCGGGGTTTGGAGTCTTGATGGCACACTTGACCCCAGGGGTTCCAACAACTGTCGTGAGTTCGATTAAGAAGGCAACTCCTCTAGGGATTTTAGTAGAGAAGTAGAACACATCCTGGTTTGAATGCTTTCGCTTTGCtataaagaacatgtttgatGCTGCAAGCCGGTCCAATGTAGATTCTACACCATTCACAGTAACGTCCGGCAAATCCTTTGAGACCTCATTTGAATCAGGAAGGGACCTCCATGACTGCAATGTGTAAGAACATAATATTAGGTTCCAATGGCAATGGTGAAAGTGGCTAATCAAATCATATCTGCTCGCAAAATCTCTTGATTTCTATCCTCAAATGTTCCAGCTATAGAAAAATTACTAATTTGCTCATCAACCCCATTGACCCCACATCCCCCAAGAGATTTATGAGAAATTTAGAATCAGACTTCGAAGAATATCCAACCTATCCCCCAAGTCCTAGGATAGCATTTCCCCTACCACAAATTTATTTCCAGTCTCTTCTTTCCTGAAATTAGCCTGATACTTACTATTAGAGTAGATTTTGGAAATGACAATTAGCCTGATACTTTACTATTATTTGTTATACTAGCAGGCTGGCTCTAAGAGGACGAGTTGCTTAATGCTTCAAAGATCCAGAGAAATAAGGGGTCTGCAATTTGATACTATCACGCACTCTTCTATAAACTTTTTAGCATACAAAGGTCAGTCCAAGAAAAGAAGACCaagcttttctctcttttacctcaAGAAAGCTTCCACGTTCCATCCTTCCATCCTCGGTGAAGAATACATGCAATGAGATTTTGTCATTGAAATACCATACAGGCTGTTGATTATTTTTCACAGCAACTTGCAAGAGTGAGCTTGGAGGACCAGCAGACATATTCTGAAACAAAACCATAGGTAGCAGAACTGCCGCTGATGTCCCAGGTTGCAATTGCGGAAcctaataaataattgtttgtCAATTACATGCTCAACGAGGAAATTTCCATCTTGAATAAACAAAGATCAGCACTACCTGCAGAGGTCCAGCAGCTGCAAGACCGAACGAATTCTTGTTAAACTGGATCATGAATCCATCCAGGGGAATCTGTGAGTTGTTCTCAAACAATAAACTGTAAAATATCTGACCATCCCGCCCTATAAGCTGTGCACTGATTTGTAAACCCTGACCAGTGGATGCTGGTACTAGAACAGGCAAAGGAGGGCTGCAATATTGGTCACGAGATCCAGTAAGTGACATTAATAGCCCAACAGTTGGGGTGTCGGGAATCATGTGAAATTCACTATTAGATGAATGTGCTTCAAGTTCTCAACAAGCTACGCAAATTATCCCAATGATTATGTACCAGCCTCAACAAATCATACAAAGGTCAATTAGACAGTTTGTGCAGTCAAGAAGCTTACCCAGGAGGAGTGGAGGGCTGGTCAACAGGCACAATGGAACTATTATTCATGCCCAACAGATCACCCATCAAATCTGGCACAGGAGCAGCAGGTGGACTTGAAGACGGCGCAGGAGCTGGTTGTGTTGCTCCGGCATATGCAACATTACTTGAACTAGTAGGCGGTGATGTTGCACCATCAGCAGGATGAGCAGATGATTCAGGATACCCTGCTTCACTCCCTTCAGCATATTCATCATCTTCAGTTTTCTGAGCTGTAGTCTTCACACGGGTTACAAATGTTTCTGGGGGTTTGTGATACACAGACGACAATGTCGCAATGTTGGCAAGAAGCTCATCAAGAAGAGATGGATCGAGTAGGTTTGAATCGTCACTGATGACAGGTTTCTCAGCTAACACAACATCTTTAGCAGCCTGAAACATCAAAGTATACCCATCACGCATGACATAAAACTTACAAGCAGTACATAAAAAATAGACATGCAATCACACATTTAATCTAACAAAAACAGAGGATATGTTTCTCCATAGCAAAATCACACCTCAGGATCAGTTGATAGCAGACGCCAATATATGTATGCACGATCCCTTAGATCAGGATTGTCAGTTTCCACAGTGGCATTATTCAAAACAACCTGTAAGAGAGTTCTGCAGTGAGAATTAACTTAAAGACACTCCAGAAGTCTGCATGTTGCTGAATTGATATTAGTTATGAACAATCAAAGGATCAATCATGTTCTAGTCATCTCAAAGTTGCCAAACAGATGACTGCAAATTCTAGAGAACAATGTGAAGTCAAATGAACAAGGGACAAAGATCCATTATATATCAGATTTGAAGTGCATGTGAGTAGACGCAATCAAAACCTGAATCATCTGTTGAGGGCCTTCAGTTGGCTTCTTAAGGAAGAGTTTGACAGTTGCAGTCAGCAATTGCAACTGGACTTGTGCAGGCTCTTCAGGGAAACTCTCCAAGAAGCTCTCTAGGAGCTCATCAGCATTGTCAATTCTTTCAGCATATTCACCAATAATCCAGATCATTGAAGCCTTAAAGGAGATGGCAAAAAAGGGTAGCCGGCACAGAAAGTATGAGTTCAGATCATAAACATGAAAGGAAAAACTGAAGAAGAAACACAAATACCTTGGCTTCTGGTTCGTCTAGAGTGTCTAGGCTCTCACAGAGTGTCGCAATGATTGACTCATAACTGCGAAGGAACTTCAAATTCAGTATGGATGAAAGAAAAACAGTAATTTCACCTTTGTACATCAAGGGCACCAAAGCTGTAGCTTACGTGTTGGGGTATCTCCTAAAGATGtctttaataactatgataGCCTCTTGAACCACATAGTTTACTTTAATCTTGATTAACTCTAGGAGAACACTGATACATCGCTCGGCAGCTCTCTCTAACTTGATCGCACAACGGCCAATGGCACGAACAGCCTTTCTAACAAAATCTACATCAACTTCTGTGGCATACTCTTTGAACTCCAGTAGAACCTGGAAAATTGCTCACCACAAGGACAACACAACCTAAATAATCTCTCATAGACTAATAATGGAAAAGAAAGGCCAATGTGCCTAGTCTTCCTCACCCCACATGTATATATTACCTGATCTATATTACGGTCTGAAGCAAGCTTTATCATGATTTCTAGCTTCTCCATCTTCACATAAATTGGGTCATTGTACTTGCAAAAAAACACCtgtacataaaagaaaaggtgttgGATAAGCATCTCTGACTCAATCTCAAATTAACAAATGTGAAGTGTGGCTAGGAATTTCTGTTTACCTTAATCTCATGGGCAAGGATCGTAGGCCGTCTTTGTACAATTAGGTTGATGTTACGCAAAGCAACATACTGAATCTCCGGCTCTGCAGAGAGTAACGTAACAAGAGGAGGAGCCATCTTCTTGCAAAGATTTCGAACCACATCAGTGCTAGTTATAAGTTCCATTTGTTGAAGGATCATCtattagaagaaaagaaatacagAAATGTGAAAAATGATGGAATTTTCACTAGAATATAACTGCCAAAGGCAtccataataagaaaataatgaagCATACACCAAAGATGGTAGCATGTCACCTTAACAGCTGAAAGTACAACTGCACAATTAGCATGTTGTAGCCTTGGAGTAACTCGTTCCACTATATTTTCAGCTTCACGAGCATCAGGTGCCTTGTATCTGGATAGCgcatccaaaataaaaacttggccCCACCTAAAAAAGTATACATGGTATCAGATAAAGTTGTCCAGGCAAAGAACTTCCAAGAGAATACACAACAGTCAGAGAAGtaataaaatcacaataatcCTAGGTATGGAGGCATTCAATTTCCAGTGAAATCCTATCATGCACTTCACTTCATATGTAGCTCTTAGCATTGCCCAAATAGCATAGACATTTAACAAATTACATAAAACTTGCAACACAAGGAGCAGGGATGCCAGAATCCAGTGGTCATAAAAGTACAGGGTTATTTTGGTTGTTGATAATGCCACTCCACATTTTTAAAATAGCACTCCACTCAACAAAGTCACTGGCACTATTGGGTGAGGCGTCATTATCAAATGTGGAGTAGCAATAGCAATGGTCAATTATTCTAGAAAAAGTATGCGACAAGAGGAGTTTCGTTGTCACACTTTCAGGCAACTTTATGCTGGTACCATATGCAGACCATATTTGAAAATCCAGCTTGGACTTCCTTGATTTTCAATCA from the Populus nigra chromosome 1, ddPopNigr1.1, whole genome shotgun sequence genome contains:
- the LOC133677908 gene encoding beta-adaptin-like protein C; translated protein: MSGHDSKYFSTTKKGEIPELKEELNSQYKDKRKDAVKKVIAAMTVGKDVSSLFTDVVNCMQTENLELKKLVYLYLINYAKSQPDLAILAVNTFVKDSQDPNPLIRALAVRTMGCIRVDKITEYLCDPLQRCLKDDDPYVRKTAAICVAKLYDINAELVEDRGFLESVKDLISDNNPMVVANAVAALTEIQDNSVRPVFEITSHTLSKLLTALNECTEWGQVFILDALSRYKAPDAREAENIVERVTPRLQHANCAVVLSAVKMILQQMELITSTDVVRNLCKKMAPPLVTLLSAEPEIQYVALRNINLIVQRRPTILAHEIKVFFCKYNDPIYVKMEKLEIMIKLASDRNIDQVLLEFKEYATEVDVDFVRKAVRAIGRCAIKLERAAERCISVLLELIKIKVNYVVQEAIIVIKDIFRRYPNTYESIIATLCESLDTLDEPEAKASMIWIIGEYAERIDNADELLESFLESFPEEPAQVQLQLLTATVKLFLKKPTEGPQQMIQVVLNNATVETDNPDLRDRAYIYWRLLSTDPEAAKDVVLAEKPVISDDSNLLDPSLLDELLANIATLSSVYHKPPETFVTRVKTTAQKTEDDEYAEGSEAGYPESSAHPADGATSPPTSSSNVAYAGATQPAPAPSSSPPAAPVPDLMGDLLGMNNSSIVPVDQPSTPPGPPLPVLVPASTGQGLQISAQLIGRDGQIFYSLLFENNSQIPLDGFMIQFNKNSFGLAAAGPLQVPQLQPGTSAAVLLPMVLFQNMSAGPPSSLLQVAVKNNQQPVWYFNDKISLHVFFTEDGRMERGSFLESWRSLPDSNEVSKDLPDVTVNGVESTLDRLAASNMFFIAKRKHSNQDVFYFSTKIPRGVAFLIELTTVVGTPGVKCAIKTPNPEMAPLFFEAIETLLKS